The sequence CAACTACAGAAAGCCTCGCCGACCCCGCGAGGCTTCGACCGCGGAAACAACGCGCCGGGACGGTGCATCGGGACGGAGGGCCGGGCGGGATCGCGCGGCGTCCTTGATTCGGCTTTCTTTCGGGGCTAATCTTCACCACGCGCGTCCACCCCGTCCCGCTTCCGTGCCCGTGAGTACGACACCCATGCTCCCCCCTTTCCCCGATGCCGCCCTGCGCGAGGTGCTGGGCGGGTGCGTCGCGGCGTGGGCGCGCGGGGCGGCGGGGGACGGGGAGGCGCGGCTGCTGTACGTGGACGGCTTCGCGGGGGCGGAGCTGCAGTTCGGGAGCGGGGTGGCGCGCGCGGCGGAGGAGGAGACGCGGGCGGCGGCGGCGGTGCGCGCGCTCGACTCGGCGGCCGGCGGCGCGCGGGCGAACGCCGTCCTGGTCGAGGAGGACCCGGCGTACGTGCAGCGCGTCTACGCGGACCTGGAGCGCGTGGCCGGCGGCGAGCGGCTGCGCGCCACGCGCGACTTCGCCTCCCTGGCGGCGGGGGAGGCGGCGCTGGTGGAGGCGGACTTCGCCGCGGTGGCGGCGGAGGTGGCGCGCTTCGCGGACGGGGCGCGCTCGCTCTTCTGGCTGGCGCCGCCCTCGGCGCGCAAGCTCCCCTGGGAGGTGCTCCGCCCGCTGGTGCAGCGCCCGGGCGCGGACGTGCTGCTGCGCCTGCCCGCCGCGGACTTCGAGAAGCAGTCGCGCCACGACAGCCCCGTGGCGGACCTGCCGGGCTTCGTGCGCCGCATCGTCGAGGGGTGCTCGGCCATGCTCGGCGACGCGAAGCACGAGTGGCTCCCGGCCTGGCGCGCGGCGGCCCGGGCCGGCGGCGTCGCGGCGGCGCTCGGCGGCGTGCTCGGCCGCTTCCGCCGGCTGCTGGAGGCCGCGGCGCCCGGCCGCATCGTGAGGTCGGAGGTGCTGGAGGCGGACGGGGCGGCCGCCCACCTCTTCCTGGTCACCTCGGACTCCGCCTTCGCGCTCGCCTTCGAGGCGGCGGCGCGGGGGGAGACCGTCCCCGCCGTCGCCGCCGAATCCGTCCCCCCAGCGGAGCCCGTCCCGCCGGCGGAGGCCGAAGCGCCGGCGGCGGAGGAGCCGCAGCCGGTCTTCGCGCCTGCGGAGTCGGTGGAATCGGCGGAGACGGGGGAATCGGCGAAGATCGCGAGGACCGCGGGGGATTCGCGGGACGCGGGAGATGCGGTCCTCGACCTGTTCCCCGAGATGCTGCCGGCGGGGGAGGAGGAGGCGCCGGCGGGGATCGACCTGGGCGCGCTGGGGGAGTCGCTGGCGGGGCGCTACGCGGGGCGGGCGGTGGCATGGCGCGAGGTGCTGGGCGAGCTGGCCGCCTCCGGCGCGAGCGCGGGCGAGGCGAAGCGCATCCTGGCCGCGCTCAAGCGGAGCGGCCGGGCCGTCTACGGCAACCTGAAGGACGAGGGCGACGAGATCGACTTCCCCAGCGAGCCCGTGGCGCCCCCACCGCGCAAGCGCAAGCGCGCGGCCGGCGACGCGGGGCTGTTCGGGGCGGACGAGTAGGGGCGAGGCATGCCTCGCGCGGGGGCCCTCTCCCCCGCGCGACCCCGGTCGTTCGTTCCTCACGACCAGGGGCCGCGCTCCCCTCTCCCAGACTGCGGGAGAGGGGAAACACCTCGGCGCTTCGCGCGACGAAATCGACTGCGGAGAAAAGAGGGGTTGCGCGGTTGAAGCCTCGCGGGGTCTGCGAGGCTTTCTGCAGTTGTTGCCGCGGCCTTTGCAACGCCGCTCGTGGAACGAGCGAGGGCGGGCGCCCCGGATCCAGGACGCCCGCCTCTGGCCATCGGCTGCCGGAGCCCGATCAGTAGGGCTCGTAGCCGTGGCCGCCCGACGAGCCGTGGCCGTAGCCGCGGAAGTGCCGGCCGGGCTCCACCCCGCCGCCGCGGGCGTTGCGGAACAGGTCGCCGCCGTAGCCGCCGCGGTTGTAGTCGCCCCAGTCGTTGCCGGAGCCGTAGCCGCCGGTGGCGCCGTAGGTGCCGCCGCGGGTGTAGCCGGCTCCGCCGCCCATGTACCCGCCGCCGCCCATCCGCTCGCCCGTGCCGCCGCGGAAGCCGGTGTTCCCGTAGCCGCCCATGCCGCCGGCCATCCCGCGGCCCGAGTAGCCGTGGGTGCCGTAGCCGCCCGACATCCCGCCCTGCATGCCGCCGCGGCCCATGTCGTAGTCGTGGCCGTACCCGCGGTAGCCGCCGCCCCAGTCCTCGCCGCCGCCCCAGTCGTCGCGGGTGTCGCGTTCGCTCCAGTCGCCGCCGCGGCTCCAGCGCGAGCCGCCGCTCCACCCCGGGCTCTCGCGGCCGCCGTAGTCGCCGCGGTCCCAGCCGGTGCGGCCGCTCCAGCTGCCGCCGCGGTCCCAGTCGCGGTCCATGCTCCCGCCGCGGCCGCCCTCCCAGCCGTAGTCGCGGTCGTAGTCGCGGCCGCCGCCGAACCAGCCGCGCACGGTGTCGCCCGCGCGCTCCAGGAAGTTGCGGTCGTCGTAGTCGCGTCCGTAGCCTCGCATTTCTTCCCTCCTTGCCTGCGTTCCGGACTGGATGGCGGCCCCGTTTCCGGGCCGCCCGCCTCACCCCTTTCTCCACAGGGCGGGAGCCGGTGACGGCTGCAAGTCACGGGCCGTTCCGCGCGGGCCGAAACCATTGTCCGGGCGCAAGATAGCGTGCTTTCGACCCCTTCTGCGACGGCTCTCGGGAGCAGGGGTTTCGCGTGCCGCGGGCCGGCGCGAGGGCCCCCGGCACCCGCCGCGTTTGACGCGGGCTCCGCGAGACGTGTATGCTTCGGAGACTCGCGCACTTGCACCTTCCGCCGGCGCCTTCCGCCGGCCCTTTCTCCAGGCGGCGGGCGTCCGGATGACCCTCACCTCCGCGCAGCTCACCACGCTCGAGGCGCTCTGCCGGCGGATGGTCCCCCTGCCGGACGAGCCGGACCCCTCGGCCGCCGCGCTCGCCCGCGCGGTGGAGGCGCGCCTGGCCGGGATGGACCCGGAGCAGGGGCGGCTGGTCGCGCGGCTCCTCGCCGCGCTCGACCACCCGGCCACGGCCGCGCTCACCTGCGGCGTGCCGGTCCGCTTCACCCGCATGGCGGCGGCGCGGCAGGACGCGTGGCTGCGCGGCTGGGAGACGAGCCGCGTCCCCGCACGGCGCACGGTGTTCCAGGCGCTGCGCCGGCTGGTGCTCTCCACCCACTACGCCCGCCCCGCGGCGTTCCCGCGCATGGGCTACCTGGGCCCGCTGCACGAGCGCGGGCCCGCCTTCCCCTGGGAGGGCCCGCTCCCCGGCACGGCGGCGGACGACGAGCCCGTCGCGCGCGAGAGACCCGAGGGCCCGCGCGTGCCGCGCATCGCCCCGCCGCGGCTGGACCCGGTGGCGGACCCCTGGGCGCGCGGAATGACGGAGGGCGCGCGGCTCCCGGCGGACACGCGCGTGCGGGCGGACGTCTGCGTGGTGGGCACCGGCGCGGGGGGCGCGGTGGCGGCGGCGCGGCTGGCCGAGGCGGGGTACGAGGTGGTGGTGCTGGAGGAGGGCGGCTTCTGGCGCGGCGAGGACTTCACCGAGCGCGAGGCCGAGATGACGCCCCTCCTCTACGCCGACGGCGGCGCCCGCGCCACGGACGACCTGGCGGTGCCGATGCTCCAGGGGCGCGGGGTGGGCGGGGGGACCACGGTCAACTGGTTGATCATGCTCCGCACGCCCGGGTGGGTGCTGGAGGAGTGGGCGGCGGAGCACGGGCTGGCCGGCATGTCGGCGGCGGAGCTGGCGCCGGAGTTCGAGCGGGTGGAGGAGGAGACGCACACCCGCGCGGTGCCGGACGACGCGCACAACCCGCCCAACCGGGCGCTGCTGGACGGCGCGCGGGCGCTGGGGTGGAGCGCGCGCGCCGTGCGGATCAACGCGAAGGGGTGCGTGCGCTCGGGCTTCTGCGGGCTGGGGTGCCGCTACGACGCCAGGCAGGGGACGGCGGCCGTGCACGTCCCCGCGGCGCTGGCGGCGGGGGCGCGGCTCTTCACTGACGCGCGGGCGGAGCGGGTGGAGGTGGCGGAGGCCGGCGGGCGGGCGCCGCTCAAGCGCGTCCACGCCGCGGTGCTGGACCGGGCGACGGGGCGGCCGCGCGGGGGGCTGGTGGTCGAGGCGCCGGTCGTCATCCTGGCCGCGGGGGCGGTGGGGACGCCCGCGCTCCTGCAGCGCTCGGGGCTGGGGGGCGGGGGCGTGGGGCGCTTCCTGCGGCTGCACCCGACGACCGTGGTGGCCGGGCGCTACGAGCGGGAGATGTACTGCGCGGGCGGCGTCTCGCTCTCGGCCGTCTGCGACGAGTTCCTGCGCACGGGGGGCGACGCGTACGGCTTCTGGATCGAGTGCCCGCCGTTCTACCCGGCGCTGGCGGCGGTGGCGCTCCCCGGCTTCGGGGCGCCGCACGCGGAGCTGATGGGGCACTTCCGGCAGACGGCGCCCTTCATCGTGCTGGCGCGCGACGGGGCGGACCGGGCGCGGTCGAACGGCGAGGTGGCGGTCAACCGCCGCGGTAGCGTGCGCATCCGCTACCGGCTGGGGCCGCGCGAGCGCGAGCTGCTCCGGCGGGGGATGAAGGCGGCGGCACGCATCCACTTCGCGGCCGGGGCGGCGGAGGCCACGACGGTGCACGTGGACCCGTGCCGGATGACTTCTCCCGCGGAGTTGGCGGGGATCGACCGGCGGCCGGTGGGGCCCAACCAGCTCGGCGTCCTCTCGGCGCACGTGAACGGTACCTGCCGCCTGGGGACCGATCCGGCGACCAGCGGGTGCACGCCGGACGGGGAGCGCCACGGGGTGCCGGGGCTCTACGTGGTGGACGGGTCGATCCTGCCCACGGCGCCGGGGGTGAACCCGCAGGAGACGATCATGGCGCTGGCCTCGGTGCTG comes from Longimicrobium sp. and encodes:
- a CDS encoding GMC family oxidoreductase N-terminal domain-containing protein yields the protein MTLTSAQLTTLEALCRRMVPLPDEPDPSAAALARAVEARLAGMDPEQGRLVARLLAALDHPATAALTCGVPVRFTRMAAARQDAWLRGWETSRVPARRTVFQALRRLVLSTHYARPAAFPRMGYLGPLHERGPAFPWEGPLPGTAADDEPVARERPEGPRVPRIAPPRLDPVADPWARGMTEGARLPADTRVRADVCVVGTGAGGAVAAARLAEAGYEVVVLEEGGFWRGEDFTEREAEMTPLLYADGGARATDDLAVPMLQGRGVGGGTTVNWLIMLRTPGWVLEEWAAEHGLAGMSAAELAPEFERVEEETHTRAVPDDAHNPPNRALLDGARALGWSARAVRINAKGCVRSGFCGLGCRYDARQGTAAVHVPAALAAGARLFTDARAERVEVAEAGGRAPLKRVHAAVLDRATGRPRGGLVVEAPVVILAAGAVGTPALLQRSGLGGGGVGRFLRLHPTTVVAGRYEREMYCAGGVSLSAVCDEFLRTGGDAYGFWIECPPFYPALAAVALPGFGAPHAELMGHFRQTAPFIVLARDGADRARSNGEVAVNRRGSVRIRYRLGPRERELLRRGMKAAARIHFAAGAAEATTVHVDPCRMTSPAELAGIDRRPVGPNQLGVLSAHVNGTCRLGTDPATSGCTPDGERHGVPGLYVVDGSILPTAPGVNPQETIMALASVLAARISARHPAGRMGSAGTLAATGQARVEGG